The Pseudodesulfovibrio sp. S3 genome has a segment encoding these proteins:
- a CDS encoding DASS family sodium-coupled anion symporter, producing MYTADIVIHYIREKRWFFITLALQAAMMLLPAPDGVTPDGWMVLIMTVGATILFVTEPIPLPAVALLIILGQVFLLGLDSSIVAKSLMKDSVLFIMGSLMLAVALVKQKLDKRLALLIVRVTGSKTYNIAFGISVFSGILASFVGEHTVAAMMLPVALSLLQLATDDPDKRRALAVLFLFSISYACAMAGIGTPSGGARNAIMLGYLRDFFYAADDPATYSYSVSYLDWMIYAYPIFLVQLPLMHLILRYTFKTDITDLGPAVKQLKEQVGNEGTLTGRNYMAIFLFLVTLVGWVGFSSEVGMGTIAILGAVLFLITGLVRWQDLNTGVNWGVVLLYAAAISLGVQMRDTGAAAWVAGMFMDMLAPLGMDSGMGLLAAVMVLTTFITNTMSNGAAVAVLGPIVLAIAVGTETNPLAVGMVTAVSSAFAYFTVIGTPASTIVHSSGYLRPSDFMKVGWRMALMSFAVLLLASKLYWPLTGL from the coding sequence GTGTATACTGCCGATATCGTGATCCATTACATCCGAGAAAAACGCTGGTTTTTCATCACCCTGGCCCTTCAGGCCGCCATGATGCTCCTGCCCGCCCCGGACGGCGTAACCCCTGACGGATGGATGGTATTGATCATGACCGTGGGCGCGACCATCCTGTTCGTCACCGAACCCATCCCCCTGCCAGCCGTGGCCCTGCTCATCATACTCGGCCAGGTTTTCCTGCTCGGGCTGGACTCCTCCATAGTGGCCAAGTCCCTGATGAAGGACTCGGTCCTGTTCATCATGGGCTCCCTCATGCTGGCCGTGGCCCTGGTCAAACAGAAGCTGGACAAGCGGCTGGCGCTGCTCATCGTCCGCGTCACAGGATCAAAGACATACAACATCGCTTTCGGCATCTCCGTCTTTTCCGGCATCCTGGCGTCCTTTGTAGGTGAACACACGGTGGCGGCCATGATGCTGCCCGTGGCCCTGTCCCTGCTGCAACTGGCCACCGACGACCCGGACAAACGGCGCGCCCTGGCTGTACTCTTTCTCTTTTCCATCTCCTATGCCTGCGCCATGGCCGGTATCGGCACTCCGTCCGGCGGAGCGCGCAACGCCATCATGCTCGGCTACCTCCGCGACTTTTTCTATGCGGCGGACGACCCTGCGACCTATTCCTATTCCGTCAGCTACCTGGATTGGATGATATATGCCTATCCCATTTTCCTGGTCCAGCTCCCGCTCATGCACCTCATCCTGCGCTATACGTTCAAGACGGACATCACGGACCTCGGCCCGGCCGTAAAACAACTCAAGGAGCAGGTGGGCAATGAGGGAACGCTTACCGGGCGCAACTACATGGCCATCTTCCTGTTCCTGGTGACGCTCGTCGGATGGGTCGGCTTTTCCTCTGAAGTGGGCATGGGCACCATAGCCATTCTGGGAGCGGTCCTGTTTCTGATCACCGGACTGGTGCGCTGGCAGGATCTCAATACCGGCGTGAACTGGGGTGTAGTGCTCCTCTATGCAGCCGCCATTTCCCTGGGCGTTCAGATGCGCGACACGGGCGCAGCCGCCTGGGTGGCCGGGATGTTCATGGACATGCTTGCCCCCCTGGGCATGGACAGCGGCATGGGCCTGCTGGCCGCGGTCATGGTCCTGACCACCTTCATCACCAACACCATGAGCAACGGCGCAGCCGTGGCCGTGCTCGGCCCCATTGTCCTGGCCATTGCCGTGGGAACGGAAACCAACCCGTTGGCCGTGGGTATGGTCACAGCCGTTTCCAGCGCTTTCGCCTACTTCACGGTTATCGGCACTCCCGCTTCCACCATTGTTCACTCCTCGGGCTACCTGCGTCCCTCGGACTTCATGAAGGTGGGCTGGCGCATGGCACTGATGTCCTTTGCCGTCTTGCTGTTGGCATCGAAACTATACTGGCCCCTGACCGGGCTGTAA
- a CDS encoding universal stress protein, translated as MKQDDERLRILICIGGGPEAYAGLRYAARLSKKTCANIDLLYVRQQDSGLQSGGMEVRVARENILDWGLELPGMTHLKKARDILVELGEITPDANRDWRHLELSGDPAGEYVREYENPCGGTISLRLRTATDVVSVITNEADLCDVDMIIVGASPEPLTGLKKFLSRKPLALQVAAHSKHSVIVARHLEPGHGHLVCVQDTERSRAMLSSAVRYAHACQCPVSILSVAPAEADRPSAQKSVDEAAALFLANGITPHETLVEVGDAVDTIITIGYDFSLILLPESPKPWFSKGSSVTHEVAEKARNSVMIVK; from the coding sequence ATGAAACAGGATGACGAAAGACTCCGCATCCTCATATGCATCGGCGGCGGCCCGGAGGCGTACGCCGGTCTGCGCTACGCCGCTCGATTGAGCAAGAAGACCTGCGCCAACATCGACCTTCTCTATGTCCGCCAACAGGACAGCGGCCTCCAGTCCGGGGGCATGGAAGTACGTGTGGCCCGCGAAAACATCCTGGATTGGGGGCTGGAACTGCCCGGCATGACGCACCTCAAGAAAGCCCGCGACATCCTGGTGGAACTCGGTGAAATCACGCCCGACGCCAACAGGGACTGGCGGCACCTCGAACTGTCCGGGGACCCGGCGGGCGAATATGTCCGGGAATATGAAAACCCGTGCGGCGGCACGATCTCCCTGCGTTTGCGCACGGCCACGGACGTGGTCTCCGTGATCACGAATGAAGCCGACCTGTGTGACGTGGACATGATCATCGTGGGCGCTTCGCCCGAACCCCTGACCGGCCTGAAAAAGTTCCTGTCCCGCAAGCCCCTGGCACTCCAGGTGGCCGCCCATTCGAAACACTCGGTAATCGTGGCCCGCCACCTTGAGCCGGGACACGGCCATCTGGTCTGCGTCCAGGACACGGAACGGTCACGGGCCATGCTGTCCTCCGCCGTCCGATACGCCCACGCCTGCCAATGCCCGGTCTCCATCCTGTCCGTGGCCCCGGCCGAGGCCGACAGACCCTCGGCCCAAAAATCCGTGGATGAAGCCGCCGCCCTGTTTCTGGCAAACGGCATCACCCCACACGAGACCCTGGTGGAAGTCGGCGATGCCGTGGATACCATCATCACCATCGGCTATGACTTTTCGCTCATCCTGCTCCCGGAATCGCCCAAACCCTGGTTCTCCAAAGGCTCCAGCGTAACCCACGAAGTGGCCGAAAAAGCGAGAAATTCCGTCATGATCGTGAAATAA